From a region of the Gordonia sp. PP30 genome:
- a CDS encoding ABC transporter permease codes for MVIPEATRFLTARVALKRAGEDWNKIGDQALFYWDSIISIPRALRLYKKETLRLIAEISMGTGALAMIGGTVVVVGFLTLFTGGTIAVQGYSSLANIGVEALTGFFSAFINVRIAVPVIAGIALAATIGAGATAQLGSMRVSEEIDALEVMAIASVPFLVSTRIVAGMIAIIPLYSLAALASFLASRFATVVLYGQSSGVYDHYFSTFLIPSDILWSFVQAICMAIAVMLIHTYYGFNASGGPVGVGVAVGNAVRASLVVVVVITLLTSLAIYGTDGNFNLAG; via the coding sequence ATGGTGATTCCCGAGGCAACCAGATTCCTGACCGCCCGCGTCGCGCTGAAGCGGGCCGGCGAGGACTGGAACAAGATCGGCGACCAGGCCCTCTTCTACTGGGACTCGATCATCTCGATCCCGCGTGCGCTGCGGCTGTATAAGAAGGAGACGCTGCGGCTGATCGCGGAGATCTCCATGGGCACCGGCGCGCTGGCGATGATCGGCGGCACCGTGGTCGTGGTCGGCTTCCTGACGCTCTTCACCGGCGGCACCATCGCCGTCCAGGGTTACAGTTCCCTCGCGAACATCGGCGTCGAGGCCCTGACCGGCTTCTTCTCCGCCTTCATCAACGTGCGCATCGCGGTTCCGGTGATCGCAGGCATCGCCCTGGCCGCGACCATCGGCGCCGGCGCGACGGCGCAGCTGGGTTCGATGCGGGTGAGTGAGGAGATCGACGCGCTCGAGGTGATGGCTATCGCCTCGGTACCCTTCCTGGTCAGCACGCGCATCGTCGCCGGGATGATCGCGATCATCCCGCTGTATTCGCTCGCCGCGCTCGCGTCGTTCCTGGCCAGCCGGTTCGCGACGGTGGTCCTGTACGGGCAGTCGTCCGGCGTCTACGACCACTACTTCTCCACCTTTCTGATCCCGTCCGACATCCTGTGGTCGTTCGTCCAGGCCATCTGCATGGCCATCGCGGTGATGCTGATCCACACCTACTACGGTTTCAACGCCTCCGGAGGTCCGGTGGGCGTGGGGGTGGCGGTCGGCAACGCGGTGCGTGCCTCGCTGGTCGTGGTGGTCGTGATCACCCTGCTGACCTCGCTCGCGATCTACGGCACCGACGGCAACTTCAACCTGGCGGGCTGA
- a CDS encoding ABC transporter permease, with amino-acid sequence MPNRLAAPMAGVGDFVALAVETSRELFRRPFQARETVEQSWAIARVSLVPTLLVAIPFTVLVSFTLNILLREIGAQDLSGAGAALGTITQIGPIVTVLIVAGAGATAICADLGARTIREEIDAMRVLGINPIHRLVVPRVIASTGVALLLNSLVCTIGIAGGFVFSVYLQDVNPGAFIANLTLLTGLPELIISMVKAALFGLFAGLVACYRGLHVKGGAKGVGDAVNETVVYSFMALFVVNVVVTAVGLRATMN; translated from the coding sequence TTGCCGAACCGGCTTGCTGCCCCGATGGCCGGGGTGGGGGACTTCGTAGCACTCGCGGTCGAGACATCCCGTGAACTGTTCCGCCGGCCGTTCCAGGCGCGGGAAACCGTCGAACAGTCGTGGGCGATCGCCCGCGTCTCGCTGGTACCCACCCTCCTCGTGGCGATCCCCTTCACCGTGCTGGTGAGCTTCACCCTCAACATCCTGCTGCGGGAGATCGGCGCGCAAGACCTCTCCGGTGCCGGTGCGGCGCTGGGCACCATCACCCAGATCGGTCCCATCGTCACGGTGCTGATCGTCGCCGGTGCCGGCGCGACGGCGATCTGCGCTGACCTGGGCGCCCGCACCATCCGCGAAGAGATCGACGCCATGCGGGTGCTCGGCATCAATCCGATCCACCGGCTGGTGGTGCCCCGCGTGATCGCATCGACCGGGGTGGCGCTGCTGCTCAACAGCCTGGTCTGCACGATCGGCATCGCGGGCGGCTTCGTCTTCTCCGTCTATCTGCAAGACGTGAATCCGGGCGCGTTCATCGCCAACCTGACCCTGCTCACCGGCCTGCCGGAACTGATCATCTCGATGGTGAAGGCGGCCCTCTTTGGACTGTTCGCCGGACTCGTCGCCTGTTATCGCGGGCTGCACGTCAAGGGCGGCGCCAAGGGTGTCGGCGACGCGGTGAACGAGACCGTCGTGTACTCCTTCATGGCGCTGTTCGTGGTGAACGTGGTGGTCACCGCGGTCGGCCTGAGAGCGACGATGAACTGA
- a CDS encoding MCE family protein: MDKRARAFRATVIKLTTFVVVMVLVMAGLVMVFSRYQPGSTDSYTALFTSASQIKPGSDVQIAGVDVGVVNKIQVTRGNDAKVSFSVNSDYKLPTTVRALIRYQNLTGDRYLELQPGTAAPGEYLKSGAQIPIDQTEPALDLDNLLGGFKPLFRTLNGEQVNQLSAALIAVFQGQGPALQQLLAATDSFTNTLADRDKLIGSVIDNLNTTLGILEADHRGLDQSVDRLQQLITGLSGDRDVIGNFLSQAADASTDMGDLLAVTRPDIKGSLTSLGQISDNALAAEPFLRNLLAKLPGDFKTLSNLGSYGAWLQIYFCRIRLLLPGPGDTQYFFTAIDAMGDKTKDGGRCSTR, from the coding sequence ATCGACAAGCGGGCCCGCGCCTTCCGGGCGACGGTCATCAAGCTCACCACCTTCGTGGTGGTGATGGTGCTGGTCATGGCCGGCCTGGTGATGGTGTTCAGCCGCTACCAGCCCGGCAGCACCGACAGCTACACGGCGCTGTTCACCAGCGCCTCGCAGATCAAGCCCGGCAGCGACGTGCAGATCGCCGGCGTCGACGTCGGCGTGGTGAACAAGATCCAGGTGACCCGCGGGAACGACGCGAAGGTCAGCTTCTCGGTCAACTCCGACTACAAGCTGCCGACCACCGTGCGTGCGCTGATCCGGTACCAGAACCTCACCGGCGACCGGTACCTGGAACTGCAGCCCGGGACCGCCGCGCCGGGTGAGTACCTCAAGTCCGGGGCGCAGATCCCGATCGATCAGACCGAGCCCGCGCTCGACCTGGACAATCTGCTCGGCGGTTTCAAGCCGCTGTTCCGCACGCTCAACGGCGAGCAGGTGAACCAGCTGTCGGCGGCGCTGATCGCGGTGTTCCAGGGCCAGGGCCCGGCGCTGCAGCAACTGCTGGCGGCCACCGATTCGTTCACCAACACCCTCGCCGACCGGGACAAGCTGATCGGCTCGGTGATCGACAACCTGAACACCACGCTCGGCATCCTCGAAGCCGATCACCGGGGGCTGGACCAGAGCGTCGACCGGCTCCAGCAGCTGATCACCGGGCTCTCCGGCGACCGCGACGTGATCGGGAACTTCCTCAGCCAGGCCGCGGACGCGTCGACCGACATGGGTGACCTGCTGGCCGTGACCCGGCCGGACATCAAGGGCTCGCTGACCTCGCTCGGCCAGATCTCCGACAACGCCCTGGCCGCCGAGCCGTTCCTGAGGAATCTGCTGGCCAAACTGCCCGGCGACTTCAAGACCCTCTCCAATCTCGGCAGCTACGGCGCCTGGCTGCAGATCTACTTCTGCCGCATCCGGCTGCTGCTGCCCGGTCCGGGCGACACCCAGTACTTCTTCACCGCGATCGACGCGATGGGCGACAAGACCAAAGACGGGGGGAGGTGCTCGACCCGATGA
- a CDS encoding MCE family protein: MHTRRSDRVRKLAAVILVGGLAAIIALAAGQFLGWFTSTQTVTLYAPRAGLVMNPAAKVKLRGVEVGRVATVNNDGNRARLTLDMDSSQLHLVPANVTADIKSNTIFGAKDVNLVIPDSGGKGRLRGGDVIAADHVVVELNTLYQQLVNVLAQIEPDKINVTMGAIDGALSGKGEQLGVALQELTDVLGKTNKHLPELNDLIEQTAGFTGVYADAAPDLLRTVDNATVLGNILVDNTANLDALLINVTGMANTANGVLTTSKKDLMATLTDLNPLMTLLGRQAPGLRCFIIGSSNAVDVATPLLGGKNGMLLLDAGLIPGQDPYRWPQDLPEVHGDGPPTCQGGLSDITTKEHVPFYVSDNAPQPYQPRTTPKVQPFKLFNLLFGGPAVG, encoded by the coding sequence ATGCACACACGTCGCTCGGACCGCGTCCGCAAGCTCGCCGCCGTCATCCTGGTCGGCGGGCTGGCCGCGATCATCGCCCTGGCCGCCGGACAGTTCCTCGGCTGGTTCACCAGCACGCAGACGGTCACGCTGTACGCCCCGCGCGCCGGACTGGTGATGAATCCGGCCGCCAAGGTGAAACTGCGCGGCGTCGAGGTCGGCCGGGTGGCCACCGTGAACAACGACGGCAACCGGGCCCGGCTCACCCTCGACATGGACAGCTCGCAGCTGCACCTGGTCCCGGCGAACGTGACGGCCGACATCAAGTCGAACACCATCTTCGGTGCCAAGGACGTCAACCTGGTGATCCCGGACTCGGGTGGTAAGGGCCGGCTCCGCGGCGGCGACGTGATCGCCGCCGACCACGTCGTCGTCGAACTGAACACGCTGTACCAGCAGCTGGTGAACGTGCTGGCACAGATCGAGCCCGACAAGATCAACGTCACCATGGGGGCGATCGACGGTGCCCTGTCCGGTAAGGGCGAGCAGCTCGGCGTCGCCCTGCAGGAGCTCACCGACGTCCTCGGCAAGACCAACAAGCACCTGCCCGAGCTGAACGACCTCATCGAGCAGACCGCAGGCTTCACCGGCGTGTACGCCGACGCGGCGCCGGACCTGCTGCGCACCGTCGACAACGCGACGGTCCTCGGCAACATCCTGGTGGACAACACGGCCAACCTCGACGCCCTGCTGATCAACGTGACCGGCATGGCGAACACCGCGAACGGGGTGCTCACCACGTCCAAGAAGGACCTGATGGCCACCCTCACCGACCTCAACCCGCTGATGACGCTGCTGGGCAGGCAGGCCCCCGGCCTGCGGTGCTTCATCATCGGATCGTCGAACGCGGTCGACGTCGCCACACCGCTGCTCGGCGGGAAGAACGGCATGCTGCTGCTCGACGCCGGCCTGATCCCCGGGCAGGACCCGTACCGCTGGCCGCAGGACCTCCCCGAGGTGCACGGCGACGGCCCGCCCACCTGCCAGGGCGGCCTGAGCGACATCACCACGAAAGAGCACGTGCCGTTCTACGTGAGCGACAACGCCCCGCAGCCCTACCAGCCGCGGACCACGCCGAAGGTGCAGCCGTTCAAGCTGTTCAACCTGCTGTTCGGAGGGCCGGCAGTTGGCTGA